TAATAATGTGTTCATTTGAACAAAGAATTTAAAAAGAATTTGCTTGTTTGTCTTGCTTTATGCCAAAAATGTATATATATAACATATTTGCAAGCTTGAGCATATTGAACCGAGTGGGAATTTTGTGGGGTGCATAACGTGCTAGGCGACATACCAAAAGAAGAGATAGGCAGGGTTCTCTCAGATGCCCGCGACAAGGGCGTGCAGTTTGTGGACTTGGAATTCGTTGATATTACTGGAATGCCAAAGATGTGCGAGATAACGGTTGACAGGCTTGAGGATGTCCTTACAACCGGCACCTGGTTTGACGGCTCCTCGATAGAGGGATTTGCGCGCATATCCGAATCCGACATGTTCCTTGTGCCTGACACTACAACCTGGGCGCCGCTTCCCTGGACTGGAAACAAGACTGCAAGAATAATTTGCGACGTTTATGTTGACGAGAAGACTCCTTTTGCAGGCGACCCAAGGCAGGTGCTAAAAAGGCAGCTGAAAAAGGCGTCAGACATGGGATTTGAAATAAAAGTCGGGCCGGAGCTTGAGTTTTTCCTTTTCAAGGGCCCAAATGGGTCCGGGGCAATAGGCGACCTTGCATCAGCGCAGCTTCATGACAATGCCGGCTACTTTGACCTTGCAACCCGTGACGAGGCGGTTGAGCTGAGGCAGGAAATGGTCCCTGCACTTGAAAAAATGGGGATGAAGATAGAGCGAAGCCACCACGAGGTTGCTCAGGGGCAGCATGAAATAGACTTCACGTATGGAAACGCGCTTCCAATAGCGGACGCGGTTCTTACCTACAAGACGACAGTAAAAACGCTTGCAAAAAAATACGGCCTTTTTGCCTCATTCATGCCTAAGCCGCTGTTTGGAATAAACGGCTCTGGCATGCATGTGCACCAGTCGCTTTGGAAGGACGGAAAAAACCTGTTTTACGATGGGAGCAACGAATACTGGCTTTCAAAGACTGCAAAGCACTACATTGCAGGCATCATGGA
This is a stretch of genomic DNA from Candidatus Parvarchaeota archaeon. It encodes these proteins:
- the glnA gene encoding type I glutamate--ammonia ligase; translation: MLGDIPKEEIGRVLSDARDKGVQFVDLEFVDITGMPKMCEITVDRLEDVLTTGTWFDGSSIEGFARISESDMFLVPDTTTWAPLPWTGNKTARIICDVYVDEKTPFAGDPRQVLKRQLKKASDMGFEIKVGPELEFFLFKGPNGSGAIGDLASAQLHDNAGYFDLATRDEAVELRQEMVPALEKMGMKIERSHHEVAQGQHEIDFTYGNALPIADAVLTYKTTVKTLAKKYGLFASFMPKPLFGINGSGMHVHQSLWKDGKNLFYDGSNEYWLSKTAKHYIAGIMEHCRGIAAITNPTVNSYKRLVPGYEAPVYICWGRINRSALIRIPRNLVGKEKGTRIECRFPDPACNPYLAFAAMLAAGLDGIERKLEPPNPVEERVYGYEADKRKQLGIGTLPSSLEEATKEFLADKLLTEAMGSHTTEYLVKIQQKDWDGYRTQVTSWEKDRYFGVI